CCTGTCCTGGGGGGAGTTTGGGGAGCGAGTTTTACTTGGCGATCAGTCAGTTCAGGCTTTGTTTTCGGTATAGTTTGTTCGGTGAGACCCCAGGACGTGCCTGCCGTGTGCCTGGCACTCTGCCTGCGGCACTGGTGGCCACGCGGCCAGCTCCTGGGCCTCTGGTCCCTGCAGCTGGAACGCCTGTGTGTGCGTGTACGTGTCCGGTTGTAGTCAGTCGCCACACCTGTGCGTCAGCCTCACGGTCACGCACTCAGCATAGTGGGCACTGTCGACGTCAACAGTTCAGATGCAGAATTACTGATcctattaaaaacaattaaaaatcacCCTTCCTGTTGGTCCTTTTAGCTTTTAAAGCTAAGATGACTTTCTGTTTGAGGTCATCCATAGTGGCAGTAAGCAATGCAGTATCTTACAACCATCCATAATTTAAGTTTAGATTGTAGGTAACTTGCAGGAtatattaagtattttaaagGTGCCAAATCGAAGAAAAacgtaaatatatgtataaatcacTCTATTTTGTGTATATCCAAAGCcgtgaaatttgttttaaatttttgtttctagGCAGAGAAACCCTAGCCTCAAAGTTTTACTAATAAAAGGTTACTTGTTTTTTCTTAGATTTAATATggaaaaatctgtgaaatacataCTGCGTTCATGCATTTGATCTCAGTAGTGAGCTTTGCGGGGCCCTCTTTGGCGCGGTCGCTCAGGGCCGCGTCTACGGGCCCGCGGGTGGCACTGGCGGGGCCTCTTGGCTCCGGGAGGAGCCAGGCTTCAGAAAGGGAGGCTCTGAGGACGCTGAAGTTTATCCGTGGCACTCCGAGACAGGCTTTTTGACGAGGAAGACGCAGAGAAACTGCAGTTTTTGTCTAATGGGTGCGGAATACAGTGTATCTGGGGCATCCGTGTTGGGAACTGGGTGGGCCTCCTAGACGAGGCGAGCTGCAGGCCTGCTCCCGGTCAGGGTGGCCCAGGCCCCCGTGGTGATGGACTATGGAGGGGTCGCCCAGGCCCCCGTGGTGATGGGCCGTGGAGGGCTGGCCCAGGCCCCCGTGGTGATGGGCCGTGGAGGGCTGGCCCAGGCCCCCGTGGTGATGGGCCGTGGAGGGCTGGCCCAGGCCCCCGTGGTGATGGGCCGTGGAGGGGTGGCTTGGCTGCGCTCCCCACTCCTGGTGACTCACATGCTGATGGTTTGTCCTTGCATGTCCGCCGGGCCGGTGCAGCATGAAGCGAGCCAGTTCTCTGAATGTCCTTAACGTGGGTGGCAAGGCGGCCGAAGACCATTTCCAAGTAAGGAGCCCCACCCCGCTGTAGCATCCGTCGCCTTCTGGACGTGCTGGCGGGGCCCTGGCTCCGCTCCGCCCCGGCCTCGGCACAGCCTGTCCGTGTATAGCCTTCCTGGTCCCAGACGAGCAGACATCATGATGCCGTTTTCACAGTCAGCACGGACTTAACCATCGAATGGTGGGAGTGCTCGCTTCGGGAACATTCTCAGCATATAAATGGTCTTCAAAATGTTGATTGACAATTAAAAGCTAAATGATAAAGTAATAACAAAACTTGACCAGCTGTTAACGTGTATTATTAGTTAGCCTCCAGCGGTGCCGGCGTGTGTAACTAATACATCTGGCTAAGCTGTTCAGTGTTTTTAAATGACCTGAAACTTTACTAAGGTGAACACAGTCACTTTGTCACCTGTCCAAGTCTTACACGAATCGGCCATCTTTGCATTTAAGACCATTGGCATCCCCCTCTCCATCAGACGTGGCCTCTTTGTCTTCCATGTGTGGCCGGGCCCCTGGCCCTTCTGTGACCTGGCGTGGGCAGCTGTCCCCTGGACCAGGCATCCTGGGCACTGCATCTGGCTCCCAGTTGCCTCAGTCCCCCTGGTGGCTGTGATGTCCTTAGGCGGTGGCAGCCCAGCTGGGGTGCTGACCCCCGATCTGTCTGTCGGGGCTGCCTGGGGCCTGGAGGATGCGTTCCTGGTGAGGACGGTGAAGGAAAGCCCCTCTGTTTTCAGAAGGTCGGGAGCTGATACAGTCCTTCTGTCTGTTCTTGTTTCTTGCTCATGCACGTCTGAGCGTCAGGACTCTTGTGACGTGAGTCAGCGCCAAGACCACGGGCGGCTGGTGTCTGTGAGGCGCTGGGCAAGAATGACCTCTCGTTTGTTCTCTCATGCAGGAACGAAGGCGTTGTCTGGCAGACTCGAGGGCTCCGAGTGCCAGGCCCCCGGGGGAGGCAGAGCTAAGTTAAGCCCCGAGGCTAATGCGCAGAGACCCTCAGAGCTTGgccagggccccccccccccccttgagGGGCCGCCTCCTCTGCTGAGTTCCATTAAGTTCTGCAGCCCTGGTGCCCAGGAGCTGCCACAGCCGACAGTGAGGCCGCTGCCCGCCGACTCCGCCCAGCTCTGAAACCCGCTTTCACTTGTGCTGTGTTAATGCTGCTCACGGAGACGGGAGACGGGAATCGGAGTGGGGCTGTGGGCAGGCCCCGCCCCGGGCTGCAGCCCCCTCGCACATGGAGATGCGTGTGTTCCTTTTAACAGCTCTTCTTTGTAGGGTTAAGTAACCCGGGGTGGTCCTGATGGAGGCATTTTCAGATCAGCCCTGAGGTTGCTGAAGGGAATCCTGAACACCAGCTGGTTCGCTGAGGGTGACTCCAGGTGACGCCCCCGGAGCACGGGGCGCGCGCTCGCTGAGGGGCTGGGGGTGCGGGCGTCCTGGTGCTGTGGAGTCCAGGTTTAGTTCTCTTCCTGTTCCGGTGGGAGATGTCCCAGCAAAGGCGCTTCCAGCTGCCTTTCCCGCCCGAGCTGCGCTGGGTCAGGCGGTGGGGCTCCCTGGGGCTCCCTCTGGGGGTGCCCTAGCTGCACCTGTCCTTCACCCcagcggggggcggggcggaggcAGCAGCCCCCTGGGGTTGTCATGGCGAGGTGGGGCTTCAACTTCGGGTGTTTCTCTAATCGAGGAATGGGCCACCCCTGCACAGGGGCCTGCTTGTGAGTGCCGCTGTGTCCCTGGAGGCGGGGGGCTGCCGGGCTGGGGCTCCTGACAGCCCCGTGCGCTGCAGCCGCTCAGCGGTCAGGACGTTTCTGAGTGCTCCCCAGAGGTGTGTtaaaggaaggggagaggaaggcagagccGTGTCCCCACGCGGGCACTGTGGCCCCTTCAGGTGCCCGCTTAGGTGGGGGCGATGTGTCTGTCACCTCACCGCCCGGAGAGGGGCCGCGGCGCGGTCCCAGCTCCTACCTCTACTGCGTTCATGTTTTCTCCCAGCTGCGGAGCTGGTACAGGATGTGTGAAACCACCCAGGTTCCCTTCCTGACTGTTGTCTCTGGAAAAACAAAGGGCATTCAGAAAGAGCGAATGTGGGGGTGAGGCCAGAATGCTCCCAGCTGGTGGAAACTGACCTCCCCTGCAGGGCCCTTGGTTGACCCTGGCCTGGCATGGAGCCCGCTGGCCCCTTTCCTGGGGGTGTGGTGGCCTCTGCAAGGCCTCCTGGAGGCAGTGTTTGGGTGAGTGGGGCCGGGCTGCTAAAAGCTGGCCTGTTCAGCAGGAAGGTGCCCTGTTCTGGTCTTtgagggaagcccagtgtaaTCTCAGAGGGCACCTGGGGGtccagcctgcctgcctgcccgcccACCCTTCTTTCCTGGTGAGGGGACCCTTGGGGGCCAGCACCCGTTTCTCCATTGTTTCTGACTAGTCAGACTCACCCCAGCCAGTGGACCCAGGCTGTGGATGGTCTGAGCGTCCGCAGGAATATGAGGGTAGGGCTGTGTCAGGGCGGAGGTCGGGGGGACCCGGGCCTTCtcagccccctgcccctcccccgggTGCTGCAGGGATTCAGCTGGTTATTTTCTGAAAGTTAAAAGTATTCCTCTGTCTGGTCAGAAGACGGCTGGGAATAGCACGTACCAGTCGTCGTCCTCTCAGGGAAGTAGCAGCCTCCCCGAGGAGTCGGTTTACGGAGTGCGGCTCTCGTGGGTAGACTTTATACGAGACCCTGGGAAGGCCCGCTGTGTCTTGTGGGGCCAGCTGCTGATGGGTTTCTGTTTGCGCTTGTGTTTGAGTCGCCGGGCACACAGCCTCCGTGGGATCCCCGACACAGATGCGTGTGTTTTCACTCAGCTCACCAGCAGGGCAGGGGATGCGGGCGGTTCACAGAGTGTGGAGCCAACCCTTGGGGTCGCGGGCCTGCGAGGCCCGTCTGGCGGTCCCTGGGGTGTGGGCTGGGGACAGGCAGGCGGGCTCCTTCCCGAGACACGGAGGGGAAGCCCCACTGTAGAGTCCCGGGGCCTGTGGTGGCGCGCGTCGGCCTGCCTTCCGACGGGGGCGGCCGTTCTCGATCTCTTTTCTCACTGTGGGTGTGACTTGACTAGGAAATCATTTGGAACTGTCCATagttaattacaaaaataaacttttatttcctGTTGTAAAGTCCCTGTACTTTGCAGAAAGGCTCTTCTGTAAAACTCCAAGCCTGAAAGCAGCTTTTCCTATTTAACACTGGCCACTCGGTCTTTTAGGGTCACAGGCTACTTTGAAAACATGATGAAAGCTGGAAATGGATCATCCTGTCCTAGGAAAACACACAACAGAGTGCCAATGGCCAGGGCTGGCGGTCCAGCTGAGAGCCCGCAGGGCGGGCCCGGGGCGCGGGGGGGGTCGGCCTGCACCCTGCCAGCAGAGCGGCCGTGGGGGTGGACGTCGGGTGGGGGAGGCCCAGCAGAGGGCCAGTGCTGCTGAGGGCCCGGGGCGGCGGGCACCTTCACTCAGCGCGTTTGTCCACAGCTGCTGGGCCGGCTGCCTGGCGGAGGTGGGCAGAGGCATGGCGAGGGTGACTCAGCCCTTCTGGAACTGGGCCTGTGTGTCCTCCGTGACTGCAGGGCCTCGTGCTTCCACACGGGATGGTCGTGGCCGGGCTGAGCCGAGGGCCCGTGTTCTGTGCAGAAGCACCGGCCGTGGTGGGGAGCTGGGTCTGGGCAGCAGTTCCTGCCAGAGTGGACCCCCCCTTTCCCCCAAGGCCAGGACCGAGGTCCCAGCCGCTGCAGCACACCGGGAGCTGCTGCCCTTGTAGACGAGTCCTCGTGGGCCCAGAAGGGCTTTCTGCAGACGGGCTGAGCCGCCTCCTGCAGCAGGGGCAGCTCTGCACCCCGAGGGGGATCCTGGACGCCGCGGTCAGCCGCACGTAGTCCCAGGTGTCCCCCGCACGCCCTCGGAGGTGATGGTGTAGGAGCAGGATGAGGACGGCAGGTGGGGGGCAAACACCACCCTGAGGGTGCGGCCAGGCGGGGCGAGCGCAGTCTCCTCGGGGCGCTGCCGGTCGGCCAGCAGCCTCACGAGCAGCTGGTTGGCCCAGGTTATTCCCAGGGCTGGGGACATCCTGAGACGGGAAACACCGCCACGCGTCACCTGCAGAACCagcgcctccctcccacccccgcccccagggcccCCAAAGCCCTCCGTCCTTAGGGCGTCACTCACCCTGGCAGCCCGGCCACTGAGTCCTGCTCCTCCAGGGCCTCCGTCACCTGGAGGGTGCAGAGCGGTCAGCGATGGGACCCGCTGGCCCGGCCCCGTGGGAGGCTGGGGGGAGGCCCACCTGGTTGACACACAGCACGGGGCTCCGGAAGGCGCAGCTCAGCCGCCGCAGCTCGGCTCCCAGCGCCAGCAGACGCTGGGCCCTGAGGGCCAGGGCCGCTCCGTCGAACTCGCAGCGGAAGGGGGCTGCCACGGAGTCGACGACCACCAGCCGGGCCATTCCCCGCGCCAGCAGCACTGGCACCTTCTCACTCACGCAGTGCAGCAGGGTGTCCTGGGGGCCGGGGAGCCCGTCAGCGCCTGCTCAGAGCCCCCGTccgccctgcccccgccccccatccaTGGCCCCGAGCCAGGCGCTGCCGCCTGCACCCAGCGGCATCGCCAAGGCTGACCTGTCGCCACCCCGGCTACCTACACCCAGCCAGGGGGGCGCGGCGCGGGgctgcgggagacacaggagctgTCCTGTGTCCGGCGTGCAGACCCCGGGCTGGGCCCAGGCGACATGCCACGACGCCAAGCGGGGCCCTGGGGAGCAGCCGTCCTCGGGGACCACCCCCGCCGACACTCCCAGGAGCTGCCCGTGCCCGCGTCCCCGCCCTGAGTGAGGGTCCGCTCTGTGCTTCACCCGCAGGGCACCGCAGGCAGAGCCCCTCTCCGTGGACAacgacagcagcagcagcggcctGGAGGACGCCAGCCTGAGCGTGagtcccggggtgggggggggggtgggctgcAGGGGCAGAACTCTCCCCAGGGCGGCCGGGCTGGAGACCCCGCCCCCGGGAGGCGAGGGGGCCTGGGCCGCGAGGCCGGTGCACAGGGCGGGGCTCTGCCGAGGGGCTGCCAGGACCCCGGCCCTGACCCGCCGCCCCATCTGCAGTGAGGCGGCCGCGAAGGAGTCTGGCCTGAGCTGTGTGCGCGCCCCGAGGGCCCGGTGACGCTGTGAAGGTCGCGAGGCTGGAGGGCCTGGGGCGGTGCCTGCAGTGCTGACCAGTGCCCCCATCCCAGCGCCCTGACCCCCCACGCCTCTCGCCGCGAAGCCCCAGGACGGCACGCGGGTCCCCAACCAGCCCGGCCCGGGCCACTGCTCGGTCCCTGTCCCGGGCTACGTGTGATCATGTACTTTACtgtaaatttctaaaattaaacttTATACATCTTAGCCTTTACTTGACATTATTTCTATAGCAACCCGTAAGCGGGGAAGGGCCCGGGTCGGGGCACGCTGCTCTGCTCTCGGCAGCCCGGCTCCCTTCTGAGACCCCTGCCCCTTTATTCAGCCGCAGACGACAACCCCTCTGCGGGCACGGCTTTCATACGTGGCGTTGTCCTGGCGGCCCGCCAGCGGCCAGCAGTCTAAGGGGTCTgtccagctggggcccggggctGTGACAAGGGGGCCTTCCCCTCCTCCAGAGGCAGACTGGAAGCGCGCTGGACGCCCACCGGGCGGCGGCCCCGTTCTGCGGGCGGTGGGTGTCTCTGCGGCCGGGTAAACCGGGCTGGCCTGGTGGGGCCTGCTCCGGGGCCGGGGGCtggcctgggggcaggagggggtaTGTCCAGTGCCTTCCTGGCCTCTCTCTTTCCTCGGGCCATGGTTGGCAGAAACACACAAGACGGCCAGTTCACCCCAAGTCCAGGCACTGTGTAACGCTGGCCTGAGCAGGACCATGGCCCCTGGATGCGACCCCCACAGGCAGGCGCACGCTAACCTCCCCTCAGACACTCACCACGTCGGCTGCGTGCTCGATGAAGATCTGGTGGCCGAACTTGATCTTCGAGATCACGTCCCCTGGGACGTCTGCCCTCAGGCGCTGCTGCTGGGCGATCAGCTGCTGCAGACGGCGGCTGGGGAAGGCGTCCTCTGTGCACACGTACACGGCCCCTGGGAGGCCGCCGCGCGGTCAGTGGCCAGCACACGCCCCCTTGCTGCGCTGCCCCGTGGGTCTTCCCGCTGACCCAAGACGGGGCTGGCCGGCGCCTGCCTCCCACCTCGCCGCCGGGACGTCGCCCTGGGGGTCTGCCCCTGGGCCGTCTCGGGTGGGAGTGGGTGGCATTCTCAGGGGCTCTGTGCTTTGAGTAACACCCCCTCCTGCAGACACGGGTGTACCCATCCCAGGCCCCATGGAGTAGAGGTTCCTGGATCCCAGTGTCAGGGCTCCTCCCACAGTTCTGGGCTACGTGGAGGGAACGGTCTTTGCTGTGCCTGGAAAAGCCAGTCAACAAAACACCGGCGATACATCGCTGGGGCCTGAACCGCCTCCAGAAGATCAGCCCGAGTCCCGCCGCTGGAAAGAGCCAGGGCCCACGGGCTCACAGAGGTCCCAGGATAGTCCGGCGGGAAACAGGAGTCTTTAAAAATGGCACCGggacaggcagacacacacacaccaacataCAAAAGGGCGAGATCAGACTTGTACCTCACACCACATACGAAAACTGAATCACAACGGATCAACTACGAGAGCCCAAACCACAGAACTCTTAAAAGACAGGCGTAAATCTTAGGACCTTGGGTTAGGCAGTGGGTCCTTACATACGACATGAAAAGTGTAAGCGAGGAAGGCCAGGTAAGCTGGACATTATGAAAGtgaagaacagcttcaaaagcccatcaaaaaagtgaggagacaacttacagaaagagaaaatactgcAAGCTGTGTATCATACGAGTCTAGTGTCCGGATGACACAAAGATCACTTGAGTGAGTTCCGTCACAGACAGACAGATAAGCCAAGGGTTTAAATGGGCAGAAGACGGgaagagacatttctccgaagacaCGCGGATGAGCGGCAGCTTGCGGCAAGACACTCAGCACCACTGCGCTCGAGGGGAGCGTGGCTGGAGCCACAGTGAGGGCACACCCACGCTGGGTCAGAGGGACGAGGGCCAGCTCGGATGCAGGGGCCAGGCACCTCCTCCAGGCTTCCTGGGAAGGGGGACAGTGCAGCGGCTGCTGAGAACAGTCTTTGGAGCCACCGAGCTACCCCGAGACCCTGCATCACTCCTAGGTGTGCACCCAGAGCCACGTGCCCGTCGGCGGATGGAAGGGTGGTAACtcagctgggggcttccctggtggggccCATCTGGGTCAGAGCCCATCTGCCAACgccggggacacgggttcaagccctggtccaggaggacccCACGTGcccggagcagctaagcctgggcTCCAGCACCCCTGAGCTGCCGCTGCCGCACCCGAGAACCACAGCTGAGGAAGCCCTGCTCCCCAAGGCCCGAGCCTGAGTGCCGTGTGCCCAAGCTGTGTGCCCGTGGCCCGCACTCCACGGCAAGATGCCGCCGCAGCCAGAGGCCCTGCACCACAGTGAAGACtggcccctgcttgccgcaacttgagaaagcctgtgtgcaacacgaagactcggcacagccaaagACAGATGAACGTTCTAAAACAAGGACACAGGACGCCCTGGTATTCAGCTCTAGGAAGGACAGCCTGACGCGCCACCGTGGGTAAGCCCTGAAGACATTACACTGGGAGAAAGGGTACCTTCCACGATCCTGTTTATTTGCAACGTGCAGAACAGGCGAGTCTGCAGAAAGTGGATGGGGGGCCCCCGGGCAGGGGGGCGAGCGGCAGGTGCCCGCTCATGGGGCGGGGCGCCGCTCTGTGGAGAGGCTCCATCCAGACCTGGAGGGGTGCGGTGGGTGCGCAGCTGAGCAGGAGGACTGACCCCACTTCAGGAAGGAATTTCCCAGGGGGTGGATCACGTCTCGCCATCAGTAAAGAAGCAGGGCCTGTGACCCGGCCGAGCGCTGGCTGAGCCCCCATGTCAGTCACCAGGGCCCCCGCGCCCGTCTGTGAGCGTGCGAGTCCCGCTGTGACCTGGTCCTGCTCCCAGAGAACTTCAGACGTGGGGGGTGAGGAGCCAGGAGAGCTGCCCTGAGCAGTCAGGGCTGCCCGCGTCCCGGGCAGATGGTCTGCGCGCCCCCCCAGGCCGAACCCCTGGTCCCCACGCGGCGCCTAGGCACATCCAGAGAGGAGTACCACGCCTTTCAAAGTTAGGGCTTTCGGGTCTGATTCAGGGAAGTCGCTTTCTCAGCAGACCCACGTTTACCGCGGTCACGGCGGCCGTGGGCCAGGCCCCTGTGGGGGACGCCCATTTACAGGCACCCCAGGCCAGCTCGTCCCCTGCTGCCCCCGGGCTCTGCGCTCAGCCGGCATGGGGCCCCTCTGGGCGTGAAGAGATGGGAAACGGACCCCAGGGCCAGCAGCCCGAGACCCCCGCCCCTGGCACTCACCGGCCCCCAGGCCTCCGTACTGCCGCGGCAGCTGCACGGCCAGGCAGAGCTGAAGCGCCAGCTGGGTCTTCCCGGCCGAGCTGCATCCGGCCAgctcggtgatgccgtccagggGCAGCCCGCCGCGGAGCAGCGCGTCCAGCACGGGGCAGCCCAGGCTCAGGCGCTGGTGCTGCTGCGGGAACAGCCCCTCTTGCCGGAGCAGGTGCAGCGCTGGGAGCGGCGAGGGGGGGGGGGAACAGGTGAGCCCAGCCCCGCCCAGGCCCCCCACGCCCCACGCCGGGGCCCCAGCCCCGCGGGCGCCCTGCCCaggccccccactccccacaccaGGGCCCCAGCCCTGCCGGCATCCCGTCCAGGCTGCCCAGGCCTCCCACTCCCCACGCCAGGGCCCCAGCACCTGTGCAAACGCCATGTCCCTGCAGGAGTGAGGCGGCTGCCCTCAGTAGGAGCCGCACGTCAGGGCTGGAAAGGCGAGTCAGTCTTTGCAGATCTGGCCCAGAAAGATGCAGGACCTCCTTCACTGACCTCAGTTTGGCTGAAATCACAGAGCCAGTCAAGGATGCAGTCAGATGCGCCGCCCACGGCGACAGTGATGCGGGGACGGCGGTGACCACCAGCTCTGGGCGCCCGGCGGGCAGCGGCCAGCCCACCTGCCCCCTGAAGCTGCATGGACCCCTGGACGACAGGTCAGGGAGGAAGGGGCCTGTCCCCAGGGCGGGGAGCAGCGGCCCCGGACACATCTCCTGAGACAGGCCTGCGTGTGCATTGCCAGGGAGGGGCCGCGGGAAGGGACCCAGCCCGCAGATGGCCGGGGGGTGAAGAGGGAGAGTCAGCTCGCTGGCGGCACCGCGGGGGGCTTTCGGGGTGAGGGGCCCGAGAGCTGGTGTTTGGGAGGAAAGGGAGTAATTCTGAACTTAGATCagtgtattatttttaaactagtgggggaaaaaaaggctaaCAATACATCAAATCAAtccaaaaaaaggcaaaaaagagcacacacacacaaagaacagAACACAAAGGAGCGTGAACGCCAGCCTTCCCGGGAGCAGCTGAAGGCTTCAGCTAGAGGCGCGCGCTGGGCTCAAAGGGACACTCAcggcctggggagggaggagcccagCCCCGCACACTCAGGGCTTCCGCCCACCAGTGCTGAGCGCCTGACCTCACAGCATCCTCACGACCACCCGGGGATGGGGAGATGGAGCAGGTGGGGGGACCAGGGCggggggatggggggatggaAGGGGCGTGGGGACCAAGCCTGGGGGGGATGGAGGGGTGCAGGGACAGGATGTGGGGGGACGTGGGGGTGCAGGGACCAGCCGTGCAATGGAGGACCTGGTACAGCCTGGGGATGGATGTGCCCAGACGCCAGCAGACTCCTCGAACATTTAGAAAAGATCACTGGGCCTGACAGACACTTGCGAAGTGTGGGACTAATTGGAAGGCAGAGGAAACGCACCCATGAACAGGGAGACGAGCACTAACTTTGGGGGAAAACCAGAGATGGTcaagaaaggaaacagtcaaaaaaaaaggaaacagtcgCGCGCCAAGTTCTGTGACAGCCGTGATGTCCCGGTGACAACTCTGATGGCTGACGTGGCCCAAACTGTGTTCcgactggggcggggggtggaccAAGGAGGGGCACAGGGGGCGAGGAAGCCAGCTCCCGCCCCCGAAACGGAGGCCCATGAGGAGGCATAAGTCAGAGAAGCACAGCGTTAGAAACCCAGGTGTAAATACAGACACATGGCTGAAAGACTCGCAAGGAGCAAGGAGTCCCGTCTCACTGCAGACACTGTGTGTACGGCTTCATGAAAAGTCAGTTACACACAGACCCGGCACAGGCCAGCATCAGAGCATCTCTGGGCCAGGAGGCAGAGGGTTCCCAAGGCTCGGACAGGCCACCCTGTAAACTGCTCTCCATAAAGTGCGCAGTGCACGGTCAGTCCACAGTCGAGTCACCTGAACATCAGCAGACGCACCTTTCTTAACTGCAATGATGATTCTGGGATGCAGGTCGAGCCGATCCAAATCCATTTCTTCAGTGGGGACAGCCAGAGACGGACGACCGCCCTGGGACGCGGGTTCTGACGTGCCGGCCGCCCTCTCGAGCGGCCCGGGAGGCGAGTGCCAGCCGAGTGACCGAGCCTGGGGGCACCAGGCGACCGTGGGGCCCGGGGCTCGGGACACCCCTGTCCCAGGGCCAGCGCTGAGATCGTCCCAGGCTGATCACCAGCAACTCAGAGGCCTGGGCTCAGCCCACCCTGGCATGCGTTTCAGGAACCCCCGAGCACCCCCCAAAGGTCAGCCTGCTTCATCCGCTTCAGTAAGGTGAGAAGCGGCCTGGTGTCCCCGCCCTGGCCCTCCGTGACCCACCTCTCTGGGGCGCAGGTGCTGGGCTTGCCCGAGCGGGGCCCACGCTGCACTCTCTGGCGTACGCTCCAGAGCGCGTCTCCGTGGGAATCTGGAGAGAGTGGGAGGACGAGTGGTGGGTCCCGC
The window above is part of the Dama dama isolate Ldn47 chromosome 13, ASM3311817v1, whole genome shotgun sequence genome. Proteins encoded here:
- the XRCC3 gene encoding DNA repair protein XRCC3 isoform X1 gives rise to the protein MDLDRLDLHPRIIIAVKKAKLRSVKEVLHLSGPDLQRLTRLSSPDVRLLLRAAASLLQGHGVCTALHLLRQEGLFPQQHQRLSLGCPVLDALLRGGLPLDGITELAGCSSAGKTQLALQLCLAVQLPRQYGGLGAGAVYVCTEDAFPSRRLQQLIAQQQRLRADVPGDVISKIKFGHQIFIEHAADVASPRPRSRPHQASPVYPAAETPTARRTGPPPGGRPARFQSASGGGEGPLVTAPGPSWTDPLDCWPLAGRQDNATYESRARRGVVVCG
- the XRCC3 gene encoding DNA repair protein XRCC3 isoform X2; translated protein: MDLDRLDLHPRIIIAVKKAKLRSVKEVLHLSGPDLQRLTRLSSPDVRLLLRAAASLLQGHGVCTALHLLRQEGLFPQQHQRLSLGCPVLDALLRGGLPLDGITELAGCSSAGKTQLALQLCLAVQLPRQYGGLGAGAVYVCTEDAFPSRRLQQLIAQQQRLRADVPGDVISKIKFGHQIFIEHAADVDTLLHCVSEKVPVLLARGMARLVVVDSVAAPFRCEFDGAALALRAQRLLALGAELRRLSCAFRSPVLCVNQVTEALEEQDSVAGLPGMSPALGITWANQLLVRLLADRQRPEETALAPPGRTLRVVFAPHLPSSSCSYTITSEGVRGTPGTTCG